In the Prochlorococcus marinus CUG1438 genome, ATTTTTTATAAATAAAGGATGTGGATCTTGAACTCCTCTATAGTAATCAAATTCATTTTTACATAAATTATCTACAGCTATATTCAGGGTAAATGGCAACGAGGGAGGTTTAATTTTATATTTTTTATCAAGAACACAACATCTTGGACAAGTAAGATATTTTTCGACAGTAGATCGACTTAGTTTAATAATCTGACTCATTAAATTTTAAATCTCATTTAAAAATTTCTTTCGTAGTAGGCTCTGATTTTTAAAAACTTGCATATGGTTTGCTTGAGAGGGTTAAAAAATTGGGAACTAGGGATTTACTTCATTTTAGCTATTAATCTTTGATAATTCTAATCTTTTTTTGCATAGATTTAATCTTTAACTTTATCATTATCTTTTTATCTCAACTCTCTTCTTTCCATTATTTGTGAACTGAAAACAACAATCTGTTTTTTTATTTTGTATCAGATATTGAGTTACTATTAATAAAAGATTAATAATTGTTTGTCAAAATGAAAGGTTTTGGAAATCATTACAAACCTAAAAAGAAAAGCAATAGAAAAAATGATATTTCTCTAGAACATAAAATAAATCAGGCAATTAATTTCCACATAAAAGGAAACATAAAAGAAGCAATAAAATATTATCAACACTTAATCAGTCAAGGATGTATTAATGACAGAGTTTTTTCTAATTATGGAATGATATTGAGAGATCAAGGCAAATTAAAAGATGCTGAACTTTATACTCGCAAAGCAATTGAAATTAGTCCTAACTTCGCAAATGCTCATTCTAATTATGGAATGATATTGAGAGATCAAGGCAAATTAAAAGATGCTGAATTGTCATACCGTAAAGCAATTGAAATTAATCCTAACTTTTCAAAAGCATATTATAATCTTGGAGTCATATTGAAAAATATTGATAATTTAAAAGATGCTGAATTGTCATACCGAAAATCAATTGAAATTAATCCTAACTATGCAAATGCTCATTACAATCTTGGAAATATATTAAAAGATATTGGGAACTTAAAAGATGCTGAATTGTCATACCGCAAAGCAATTGAAATTAATCCTAATATGCCAGAAGCACATTCAAATCTGGGTAATATTTTCAGAGATATTGGGAACTTAAAAGATGCTGAATTGTCATACCGCAAAGCAATTGAAATTAATCCTAATTTCGCATATGCCTATTTCAATCTATTCCACCACTATGAACAAATAAATAATTTAGATAAATTAAAAGAGTCATTAGAAGAATTCAAAAAAATAGATGGTATTAAAAATGAACAAATCCTCTTTCGCGCTAGATTAAAGTTTAGAAACAAGGAGCATGACACTGCTAAAGAGTTAATAGATAAAATCTCTTCTGAATGGATAGAGAAAATTAATAATAGTCAAAAAGCAATATTTTGGAATTTTAAAGCATTCATAAACGATAAAGTCGGAAATTATGATCATGCTTACGCATGTTTTGAAAAAAGTCAAAAAGTCCAATCATTCAAGAGTTTAAGTAAAGATTTATACCTTAACTATATAAGTACTTATAAAGAAAACATCAAAAATAAAAAAATAATTTTTTATAAATTTAATGATGAAATTGAAGATTCTAATCTTGCTTTCCTAATAGGATTTCCAAGATCTGGCACTACTCTGTTAGATACCATACTTAGAAGTCATAGAGATATTGAAGTTATAGAAGAAAAACCTCTAATTTCTAGTATTGAATGTTTAATTAGAGAAAAATTTAATATAGAGCTCAATAATCTATGCAATATTTCTGAGGAAAATCTAATTTTACTTAGAAAAAAGTACTTTGAATTACTTAGACAATACAAGACCAAAAATGCAAATTTATTTATAGATAAATTGCCGTTAAATACAGTTTCTCTTCCTCTAATAAATCTTATTTTTCCTAAAGCCAAAATAATTTTTACGCATAGACATCCCTATGACACAGTTCTTTCCTGCTTCCAACAATCTTTCAAGCCAAATTTAGCAATGGCTAACTTAGTAAGTCTTCAATCAGGATCGAGAATGTATGATCAAGTGATGAATGCGTGGGATATATATAAGACAAATCTTCATCTAGATTTTATAACATCTAAGTACGAGGATCTTATTGAGAGCTTTGATTCGCATACTCTAAAAATATTAGACTTTTTAGGCAATGAATGGGATGAAAATGTAAAAAAATATAGAGAAACAGCAATAGAAAGAGGCAAAATAAATACACCTTCTTCTTCTCAAGTGGTTCAGCCTCTATATAAATCATCGATAAAAAAATGGAAGAACTATGAAAGATACTTTGAAAATTGTCACCAATATTTAGAGAAATGGGTTTCTTATTTTGATTATGAATAAAATCTCAATTAAAGTATTGAAATAAAAGCTTGAACGTTAAAGGGATAAAAAAATTTTCTAAAAAAGTTTTCTTGTATTATTTTGTACACAAAATTATTTATTAAATGAACTAAATTTTAAAAGACAAGAATACAGGCTATTGCATTTGATATAATAATCTGAAATATTTCCATCTAGTGAATCGCTTATTTGTCGCTAACGAAAAAAACAATATCGAAATAAAATATTGTTGGGAAGAAGTTAATTTAGGCCATCAAAAAATATTTTCAATTTGCATAAAATTTTTTAATAAATTTTAAAAATGAATATAAAAAAAAGTAAAAACAAAATTTTTAGGAAAGTTTTTTTTAATACGAAATATTTAGAAATAGAAGGTGGTGAATTACTTGAAGGAAAAGTTAAAATAAGTGGCGCAAAAAACTCTGCTTTAGTTTTAATGGCAGCTTCAATTCTATCTGAGGGTCAAATTAATCTTTTTAATGTTCCTGAAATTGCAGATGTTCTAATTATGTCTAAAATTTTAACTGCAATGGGTATTAATGTTAAATCACATGCTAATCAATTAAACATAAATACTAAAGAAATTAGCCCACCAAAACAGGATTTATTTTTGAATTTATTTCATGCTCTTAGAGGTAGTTTCTTTTGCATAGGACCGATCCTTGCTAGATTTGGAGAAGCTAACATACCTTTACCAGGAGGATGCTTAATAGGATCTAGACCAATAGATGAACATATTAATTCACTCAAAAAATTAGGAGTTACCTTTAAATTCAACAAAAGACACCTAAGTGCTAAAGTAATTACCCCTAATAAGAGATTGGTTGGATCATCGATCAATTTTGAGTGCAAAAGTGTAGGTGCCACAGAGACATTATTAATGGCGGCATCCTTAGCAGAGGGAATAACTACATTAAACAACGCAGCACAGGAACCAGAAATTATAGATTTAGCAAACATGTTAAATCTAATGGGTGCAAAAATAAAAGGTGCAGGATCAGAATGCATAACAATTGAAGGAGTTGAATCCTTGAAAGGATGTGATTACACCGTCATTCCTGACAGAATTGAAGCAGGGACTTTTTTAATTGCCGCTGCAGTAACAAGATCTACTTTAAGTCTTTTCCCATGCGACACATATCATTTAAAAGCCATAATTGAAAAACTAGAACTTTGTGGATGTAGTTTTAATTATTCAAAACAAGTTTTAACAATAATTCCAGATAAAATTTTAAATTCTGTTGATATTACCACTAATCCATTCCCAGGATTTCCAACTGATCTACAAGCTCCTTTTATGGCTTTAATGGCGACAGCAAATGGAACTTCAAAAATCAAAGAAACAGTATTTGAAAATAGGATGCATCATGTTAAGGAACTAAATCTTATGGGAGCTAATATTACTGTCAAAGATAATATTGCAACTATTGTTGGGGTCAAAAAGTTACAAGGGAGAGTAGTTATGGGATATGATTTAAGAGGTACAGCAGCATTGGCCCTTGCAGGTCTATCTGCAAATGGCATAACAATAGTGCGAGGACTAAATCATTTAGAAAGAGGATATGAAGAATTTTCTAAAAAATTTCAAGAAATTGGAGCAAACATAGTTAAAAGAAAAGTAAACCTTATGATTAAAATGAATAATTTCTCTATACATAACAGTCTTGAAATTCACTTGAAGAATTACAAATCAGCACTGCAATATTCATTTTTGATTGGATTATTTATTGGTTCTGTACCTTTTATTTTTAAATCTATCGAAAGCTTCAGGATTCAAAAATTGATTCAAAAAGAAAGAAAAATACAAATTCAAAACAAAGAAAAAATATGCAAAGGAGACAATAGTAATTATAAAAAGTTTATGAGTCTTGGATTTCCAAAAACAGCTATTGATAAATTTAATATTTGCATGAAAGAACAATGAAAATCAATAACAAATTTATTTACATTTTTATGATCTTCTTTTTGGTTAGCGGATGCAAAGCACCAGAAAAACAAGTTAAAGAAAGCGAAAATAGCATTGAAATTATTATTTCGTGTGACGAAGATAGTAATCTCTCACAATACATCAATGATGGGTGGAAAATTAAACAAGAATATTCAGAAGAGAAGATTTGTTCATGGAAAACAATCGCTGCTTCAAAAGATTGCGATTTAGAAAAAGATAAAGGATGTAAAATAATCCGGCCCGACAAAATAGGGGAAGAAAAAATTTATTTATTAGAAAAATAACAAATAATTTTGTCTCAAACTAATTATTCTATTATTAAATCTTTATAACTAAAAGTTAATCTAATTATTATTTAATTTCTAATTGAACTTGTTCCTAAATCAACTGTGTCGACAATTTTTCTAAGTTTTCTAAAATCATCAAGTATTTCTCCACAACCATTGACTACGCATAATAAAGGTTCGTCTGCTATGTGCGTAAAAATGCCGGTCTCTTGAGTAATTAAATCATTAATTCCTCTTATTAAAGCTCCTCCTCCTGCCAGCATAATACCTCTTTCAACGATATCTGCAGCCAATTCAGGGGGGGTTCTCTCTAAAGTTCTTTTAATAGCTTCAACAATTTTGTTAAGTGGATCTGCCATTGCTTCTCTAACTTCTTCAGCAGTTAAAGTTATAGATCTTGGCAACCCAGAGGATAAATGCAAACCACGAACTTCAAAAGTTGTATTATCAAAATTATTATCAGGGAAAGCAGAGCCTATTTTAATTTTGATCTTTTCTGAAGTTCTCTCACCCACAGCCATACTATGCTTCTTTTTAAGGTAGCTGGTAATTGATTCATTTATTTCATCACCCGCTATTCGGAGAGACTCACTGACAACAGTTCCACCAAGACTTAATACTGCAACTTCTGTAGTACCTCCACCAATATCAACAATCATTGTTCCAACCGGTTCAGTTACAGGTAAGGAAGCACCAATTGCGGCAGCTACAGGTTCATCAATTAGATAAACCTCTCTAGCCCCAGCTAATCCAGCCTCTCTGACTGCTCGTCGTTCAACGCTGGTAATTCCACTTGGAATGCCAATAACTATTCTTGGAGCTAAAATCCCTTTACCTTCATTGCACTTTTGAATAAATGTTTGTATCATTTTTTCTGCAGCATCAAAATCAGCAATAACTCCATCCCTCAAAGGTCTAACTGCTTTTATGTTGCCGGGAGTTCTTCCTAACATTAGTTTTGCTTCTTCACCAACTGCCAAGGGAACTCCTTCTTCTAGATCCATCGCAACCACTGAAGGCTCTTCAAGAATCACTCCCTTACCAGAGACATGAATGAGTGTATTAGCAGTCCCTAAATCTATACCTATATCTTTAGAAAATTGAAACTTATTCCAAAACTTTTTTAAAAAATTCACTTACTAAAAAAAAACTTCAACTAATAGTATCATAACCGTACACACATGCGATATAACTTTAATTTTCAAGATAAAGAGATTAAAAATTATATTCTTTATAGAAAGAATACTTTTATTCTAAAAAAAGCAAAATAAAATCGATTAAATCCTTTCTTTATACATTTCTCTTGAGAGAGCGGAACGGTGCTATGTAAAACTAAAAGAAAACCACAGAAGATTTTTTCGCCCAAAAAGACTGCTATAACTTAACCACTATTTTGCATATATCTCACTGAAAACCGATTAATTTAAGCTATGACTGAGTCCCTATAATCTATTTATTCCCACTCAATAGAACTACTTGACTTTGAACATTGTAACCTTTTGGTACCATTGACTTCTTCAAAAGGGTAATTCTCGTGACAAACTCGTGACAAACCGAAAAATTCCATTCTTTATATTTTTCTTTGTAATTATTATGAACTAATTGTAGAGAAACAATTTAGTCAGAAACTATACAAGTTCCCATTGTAGGCATACTTTCTTTACTCCCTTCAGTAATTGATAAATATCTTTCATACAGAGTCCCTTTTTGCTTATCTAATATGGTAATAAAAACATCAGGATAATCATAAGTTTCTGCTAAAACAATAAATTTACTTGTTTCTTTTAATATTGAAAATTTGAATTTTCCATTTTTAGAAGTCTGCACAAAATAATTTCCAATTCTTTGATATTTTCCTAATTCAACCTCTCCTGGTCTACCCAAAGCAGAAAGTTCTGAAGAGCAAATATACTCTTCACTCTTTACATTTCCAGTAAAAAAAATAATTGAAGCAAATGATAATAATGCTCCAATAAAAGCAGTTCGTCTTTTCATATCAAAAATACTTTTAATTAATATACCAACTGTAGAGAAAATGAACTTTTTGCTATTTCTCTTAAGAGATGAGCAATTAGGTCTATGACAAATCCGTGACAAACCGCAAGAATCAGGATATAAGTAAACTTTTACGCTATAACTTATTCCTACTCAATAGTTCCAAGTGTTTTTGATGTTTCAAAAGCATTGGTATGAATGACTTAAGTGATAGCACCATTATCACGTCAACCCCACGTAAAACCGATTACTTCCATTATGTATACTTTGCGTTATGAGTATATGAACTAATTTTAAAGAATACTTTTTATTTTCAACATTGATTTTCATACCACTTTTGTGAATCTTGATCTCCAAATTTAGATGCTTGTCTCCAATCTAAACAAGCATCTTTTAAATCCCCTATTTTCTCTTTAGCAATTCCACGATTCCTATAAGCAAGTCCATCCTTACTATCTAATTTTATTGCCTTATTACAATCAGAAATTGCTCCATAATTATCTCCCAAATTAGTTTTTGCTCCACATAAATTAGTGAATGCTGTTTGCTTGTCAACGTAAATAGAATTATCTAAAGTATTTATTGCTATTCCTTTTTCACAATCTTCAACTGCTCCTTGATTAATCTGAAGGTTTAATTTTGCCCCGCATCTTGCAATATAAGCATTAGCGAAATCTGAATCTATTTCTATTGCCTTATTAAAATTAGAAACAGCACCATAAAAATCACCGTTATTAAAATCTTTCCTTCCGAGTTTATAGTAACTTCTTGCAGTGTCTGCATTTACTTTTTGAGAACTAAGAATAGTTATTCCTGAAGTGGATAAAAATATTCCTGTCTTAATTAATAATGGTTGCCCTAATGGAATTAAAGATAATATTGCACCAATAAAAGCGGTTCGTTTTTTCATATCAAAATTTACTTTTAATCAATATACCAACTGTAGAGAAAACAGACTTTATAAGATTTCTCTTTAGAATCGATCAATTAGGTCAAAGTAAAACCCACGTAAAACTGCACTAGAGTTTATCGCTCAAGGGCAAAACTATGACTTAACCATTATTTTGCATATATCTAACGTAAAGCCGATAATTTTAAGTTATAACTGGGTTCTTAAAATCCGTTTATTCCCACTCAATAGAACCATCGTAAAAGACCCCTCAACTTCTATTGGTATGATTGACATGTGTAAAATCATAAGTTTCGCAACAAACCAGCAACAAAGTTAAACCAATAATTCTTTATACTTTTGAACGATATTTATTTAAGTATGTAGAAAGTCAATAATAAAAAATCTACTTTTGAAAGCATGTTCCGTAATGAAGAGAAAAAGAATACCCACGATTATCTTGCATATGATTTGCGGTAGAAATTTTCATTGAATTTAAATCTAGTGTCATAGTTGTTGAAGCAAGACCACCATTTAATGTTTCCATTTCCTCTTTCCTAAAAGCAACTATCTTATTATTTTTATCATTCATAATATTAAAATAATAAATTAGATCATAATTTTTCCCTTCAAAAAAAAGGGTCTCTCTTTTAACTACTATCTTATTTATTTGATTAACTTCCAAATCCCAATTCATATTTTTAATATTTTCCCAAACCTCTCCTTCCCATCTTTGAATATGTGTTTTAACATCACAGTTTAATTTAATAGTTTGAGCATTTAATTTTTCAGAAAACATAAAAAGAAAAAGTGGATTTATTAAAAAACTTATCGGTATTAAAAATTTACAAAAATATTTTCTGAATTGAATAGACAAAACCTTAAGAACAAAAATTACTCTTAAAAGAAATTTAATAATAATTGATTTCTACATGAAGAGAAAAAAATATTTTGCAATAAACTTGCAACAAATATAAGTATTAATATCTTAGTTATATTCAAATTTTATCTTTAAAGATTTAGTAAAACAAACTCCCAACAAACCGCAAGAATGGCGATATGACTACACTTTAACCCTATGGTTTATTCCCACTCAATAATACCTCCAAAAAGGTGAATAAAAAGGACAGTTATATCAAGGGGTTTGAGCTAATTATAACACAAATTTTTCTACGGGAAACCCTCGGGAAACCTATAGTTTGAGGCGCAATATTTGTCATATTGACAGGATAATTAAAATTAATATAAAAAATCATTTTGAAAAAACTATTTCTTCTATTATTAATATTTGGTTTTAATACCCCTGCTAATACAGAACAATATAAAAGGCACAAATATACCTGCCCAGAATCGCAAGGTGAATGTACTGAAGGCGAAAGAGCAGCAATTAAATTAGTTAATAACAACTATTGGAAAATGCTTACAAAAAGGATTGAACGTAATACTCATTACAAATATCCTTGGTATTGGATTTATAAAAGGGGAGAATGCAAATATGCAGTCGGAGCAAAAGAGGATATGTCTACTCATACAGTCACTATGGAATGGATAGATGTTGATATTTGCGAGAAGACCACTAAGTTAATAGATCTTAGTCGTCGTAGGTAATGAAACTCTTACTCCTTTTGCCACTTTTATTAGGTTTTATTCCTTCAGTTAAAGCAGATTCATTTTGCACTCTCATAAGTGAATCAGAACCAAATGTCTCGCTTAAAATGCATAAACCATATGGAGGTTGGGGTGTTGGAACTTTAAGTTATAAAAATGACCCAGAATATCTCTTAAAAATTGGAATCTCAAATGGTTATGGAGGTCAATATTATCACTTGAAAAATTATTTACCCAATTCAATATCTTATGATCCGAAACTTAAATATCACTACCTAAAACATGAAAAACTAGAAACAATAGGTTATGGACCCTTCGTTAATTTTGTTGGAAACCAGTTAGCAAGATCAACCCCGGAAGCACATAGAAAATCAGGAAAACTTAAAGCATTTATGCCAAATTTAGCGTCTCTTTATTACTATTCTCTCTCAGGTAATACAAAAAAAGGAGAATATGGGAGATTTAATCTTTCAACAAAGATGGAATCAATCTTGAATGCATCGGAAGGATTTTTTATTGACTCTGGTGGATGTAGAAAATATTTTGCTTATGGATGGGATTAGTGAATAAATTTAGTTTATTGTCCTTGTTTTTTTTAACTTTCTTATCTCCAATAAAATCCGAAATGCAGGAAAATAAAGAATATTCGAAGTATTCTTTTTATTCACAATGTTTAGACAAATCAGAACTAAAAATGAATAACGGATTAGTTATTGGATGTTCTTTGCAAGCACAAGAAAAACTTGATGCTCTCATCAAAATAAGAATCAATTCAAAAGGAAAATGTTATGGGATATATGCATCTCATGCTTGCACATTAAAAAAAAGTCAAGAGGCATTTGAGAAATATGTTAATGCTACATGTAAAGAAAATAGATATGGTGGGCATTACGAATATTGCGAAATGATGCTCAAAAAAGATAGGTTAAAATGGTTAGATAAGACCTTAGGCACTTAATAAAGCATATTTTGAAAGATTTTGGCAACCTTTAATGAATTTTTGCTTCCTTAGATCCATTGGAAATAGGTTTATAAAATTTCCACGGGAAAGCCAGGGAAACCATGTTTTTGAATCTATAACTGGGTTTATACCCTACGCTTCACTCC is a window encoding:
- a CDS encoding alpha-2-macroglobulin; translation: MHERTMKINNKFIYIFMIFFLVSGCKAPEKQVKESENSIEIIISCDEDSNLSQYINDGWKIKQEYSEEKICSWKTIAASKDCDLEKDKGCKIIRPDKIGEEKIYLLEK
- a CDS encoding tetratricopeptide repeat protein; this translates as MKGFGNHYKPKKKSNRKNDISLEHKINQAINFHIKGNIKEAIKYYQHLISQGCINDRVFSNYGMILRDQGKLKDAELYTRKAIEISPNFANAHSNYGMILRDQGKLKDAELSYRKAIEINPNFSKAYYNLGVILKNIDNLKDAELSYRKSIEINPNYANAHYNLGNILKDIGNLKDAELSYRKAIEINPNMPEAHSNLGNIFRDIGNLKDAELSYRKAIEINPNFAYAYFNLFHHYEQINNLDKLKESLEEFKKIDGIKNEQILFRARLKFRNKEHDTAKELIDKISSEWIEKINNSQKAIFWNFKAFINDKVGNYDHAYACFEKSQKVQSFKSLSKDLYLNYISTYKENIKNKKIIFYKFNDEIEDSNLAFLIGFPRSGTTLLDTILRSHRDIEVIEEKPLISSIECLIREKFNIELNNLCNISEENLILLRKKYFELLRQYKTKNANLFIDKLPLNTVSLPLINLIFPKAKIIFTHRHPYDTVLSCFQQSFKPNLAMANLVSLQSGSRMYDQVMNAWDIYKTNLHLDFITSKYEDLIESFDSHTLKILDFLGNEWDENVKKYRETAIERGKINTPSSSQVVQPLYKSSIKKWKNYERYFENCHQYLEKWVSYFDYE
- a CDS encoding rod shape-determining protein, which codes for MNFLKKFWNKFQFSKDIGIDLGTANTLIHVSGKGVILEEPSVVAMDLEEGVPLAVGEEAKLMLGRTPGNIKAVRPLRDGVIADFDAAEKMIQTFIQKCNEGKGILAPRIVIGIPSGITSVERRAVREAGLAGAREVYLIDEPVAAAIGASLPVTEPVGTMIVDIGGGTTEVAVLSLGGTVVSESLRIAGDEINESITSYLKKKHSMAVGERTSEKIKIKIGSAFPDNNFDNTTFEVRGLHLSSGLPRSITLTAEEVREAMADPLNKIVEAIKRTLERTPPELAADIVERGIMLAGGGALIRGINDLITQETGIFTHIADEPLLCVVNGCGEILDDFRKLRKIVDTVDLGTSSIRN
- a CDS encoding DUF1311 domain-containing protein encodes the protein MQENKEYSKYSFYSQCLDKSELKMNNGLVIGCSLQAQEKLDALIKIRINSKGKCYGIYASHACTLKKSQEAFEKYVNATCKENRYGGHYEYCEMMLKKDRLKWLDKTLGT
- the murA gene encoding UDP-N-acetylglucosamine 1-carboxyvinyltransferase; translated protein: MNIKKSKNKIFRKVFFNTKYLEIEGGELLEGKVKISGAKNSALVLMAASILSEGQINLFNVPEIADVLIMSKILTAMGINVKSHANQLNINTKEISPPKQDLFLNLFHALRGSFFCIGPILARFGEANIPLPGGCLIGSRPIDEHINSLKKLGVTFKFNKRHLSAKVITPNKRLVGSSINFECKSVGATETLLMAASLAEGITTLNNAAQEPEIIDLANMLNLMGAKIKGAGSECITIEGVESLKGCDYTVIPDRIEAGTFLIAAAVTRSTLSLFPCDTYHLKAIIEKLELCGCSFNYSKQVLTIIPDKILNSVDITTNPFPGFPTDLQAPFMALMATANGTSKIKETVFENRMHHVKELNLMGANITVKDNIATIVGVKKLQGRVVMGYDLRGTAALALAGLSANGITIVRGLNHLERGYEEFSKKFQEIGANIVKRKVNLMIKMNNFSIHNSLEIHLKNYKSALQYSFLIGLFIGSVPFIFKSIESFRIQKLIQKERKIQIQNKEKICKGDNSNYKKFMSLGFPKTAIDKFNICMKEQ